A genome region from Brassica oleracea var. oleracea cultivar TO1000 chromosome C2, BOL, whole genome shotgun sequence includes the following:
- the LOC106326123 gene encoding putative fasciclin-like arabinogalactan protein 20, giving the protein MRAIQTYVILFFILFIITTISTGAQKSPHHGNNHDLSIAIEEMEKANYFSFVMLINMLHSTNPRLLANITFLMPRDKPLSRSNIIQQDSISEFLLRHSIPSPLLFEHLNLIPNGSIVPSSLPHYTLKVSNGGRLNYFLNNVKIISRNICTLGSIKCHGIDGILPSPSAINDDSPRDNNHTSPFISCPSSHNNSEHDSPHDNSEHDSPHNNSTEHDSSRPDDHTHTHVAPPPTSSPTLVPKSDSSTIREDTSGFVVLVGLLSCVMGIAMAM; this is encoded by the coding sequence ATGAGAGCTATTCAAACTTATGTCATACTCTTCTTCATCTTATTCATAATCACAACAATATCAACAGGAGCCCAAAAGAGTCCTCATCATGGAAACAACCATGACCTCTCTATCGCCATAGAAGAAATGGAGAAAGCAAACTACTTCTCTTTCGTGATGCTCATCAACATGTTACACTCCACAAACCCTAGACTCCTAGCCAATATCACATTCTTGATGCCAAGGGACAAACCCCTTTCAAGATCAAACATTATCCAACAAGATTCCATCTCCGAGTTCTTACTTCGCCACTCGATCCCTTCTCCTCTTCTTTTCGAACATCTCAACCTCATCCCCAACGGCTCCATTGTTCCGTCCTCTCTACCACATTACACCCTCAAGGTCTCAAACGGTGGAAGATTAAACTACTTTCTCAACAATGTCAAGATCATAAGCCGCAACATTTGTACGTTAGGTTCTATCAAGTGCCATGGGATCGACGGAATATTACCATCTCCAAGTGCTATCAACGATGATTCTCCTCGTGATAATAATCACACTTCCCCTTTCATTTCTTGCCCTAGCAGCCACAACAATAGTGAACACGATAGTCCTCATGACAATAGTGAACACGATAGTCCTCATAACAATAGTACTGAACACGATAGTTCTCGTCCTGATGATCATACTCATACTCATGTTGCTCCTCCTCCGACCAGCAGTCCGACTCTTGTGCCAAAATCAGATTCTTCTACAATTCGTGAGGATACGTCAGGTTTTGTCGTCCTTGTCGGATTGCTATCGTGCGTGATGGGCATAGCAATGGCCATGTAA
- the LOC106320545 gene encoding ATPase family AAA domain-containing protein 3-B produces MAQKCAIGLISALAASASLSKSNVASADGPPLTFSAFSASPTPQQQGSTTPPAPGSGEESDAPPRIRNDNPRTTSAGFDPEALERGAKTVKGINNSAHAKKVFESIKTQEETRQAEFTAKAQEFKAVQSQAEAERQRVIHEEQKKLAQHQAQTKAQMARYEDELARKRMQAENEAQRTRNQELVRMQEESAIRREGARRATEEEIQAQRRQTEREKAEIERETMRVKAMAEAEGRARESKLSEDVNRRMLVDRANAEREKWVSAINTTFDHIGGGLRMILTDQNKLVVAVGGITALAAGIYTTREGAKVIWSYVDRVLGQPSLIRESSRGKYPWSGSFSRALSTLKGGGKEAASTNGKGFGDVILHPSLQKRIEQLASATANTKSHQAPFRNMLFYGPPGTGKTMAARELARKSGLDYALMTGGDVAPLGAQAVTKIHQLFDWSKKSKRGLLLFIDEADAFLCERNKTYMSEAQRSALNALLFRTGDQSKDIVLALATNRPGDLDSAVADRVDETLEFPLPGEEERFKLLNLYLDKYITKTNLKKPGLLQSLFKKDHMKIEVKGVTEDLLKEAAAKTKGFSGREIAKLMASVQAAVYGSAECLLDANLFREVIDYKVAEHQQRKKLAGTDTGNKK; encoded by the exons ATGGCTCAGAAGTGCGCGATTGGTTTGATCTCAGCTCTAGCAGCTTCCGCTTCTCTCTCGAAATCGAACGTCGCTTCTGCAGATGGACCTCCTCTCACCTTCTCCGCCTTCTCCGCTTCTCCGACTCCTCAGCAGCAGGGTTCCACTACTCCGCCGGCGCCAGGATCTGGCGAAGAATCCGATGCTCCTCCGCGGATTCGGAACGATAATCCGAGGACGACTTCAGCTGGGTTCGATCCCGAGGCGCTTGAGCGAGGGGCGAAGACCGTGAAAGGGATTAACAACTCCGCCCACGCCAAAAAG GTATTTGAAAGTATTAAGACACAAGAGGAGACGAGGCAAGCTGAGTTTACTGCTAAGGCCCAAGAGTTTAAAGCTGTTCAATCCCAAGCTGAAGCT GAAAGGCAAAGGGTGATACACGAGGAACAGAAGAAACTTGCTCAGCACCAAGCACAAACAAAAGCACAGATGGCTCGCTATGAAGATGAATTAGCAAGAAAAAGGATGCAG GCTGAGAATGAAGCCCAGAGAACAAGAAATCAAGAACTCGTGCGGATGCAAGAAGAATCAGCGATTAGGCGAGAAGGAGCTCGACGAGCTACTGAGGAAGAGATCCAAGCACAGAGACGGCAAACGGAGAGGGAGAAAGCTGAGATTGAACGTGAGACAATGAGGGTCAAGGCTATGGCAGAAGCTGAAGGGAGGGCCCGTGAGTCGAAGCTCTCTGAAGACGTCAACAGGAGAATGCTTGTCGATCGTGCAAATGCAGAAAGGGAAAAATGGGTTTCTGCCATCAATACTACGTTCGATCACATTGGAG GGGGCTTGCGTATGATTCTAACTGATCAGAACAAGCTAGTTGTTGCTGTTGGAGGTATCACTGCTCTTGCAGCTGGGATCTACACAACGAG AGAAGGTGCCAAGGTTATCTGGAGCTATGTGGATAGAGTCTTGGGGCAACCTTCTCTAATTAGAGAATCATCGAGAGGAAAGTATCCTTGGTCCGGTTCTTTTTCTCGTGCTTTGTCCACATTGAAGGGTGGTGGTAAGGAAGCTGCATCAACAAATGGAAAAGGGTTCGGTGATGTTATTTTGCATCCTTCTCTTCAAAAGAGAATCGAACAGCTAGCCAGTGCAACTGCCAACACAAAGTCTCACCAAGCACCTTTTCGAAATATGCTTTTCTACGGTCCACCTGGAACCGGGAAGACAATGGCTGCCCGAGAGCTGGCTCGTAAATCT GGTCTGGACTATGCGTTGATGACAGGTGGAGATGTTGCTCCCCTTGGAGCTCAGGCTGTTACAAAGATACACCAACTGTTTGACTGGTCCAAAAAATCTAAGAGGGGTTTGTTGCTCTTCATCGATGAAGCCGATGCATTTCTCTGCGA GCGGAACAAAACATATATGAGTGAAGCCCAAAGAAGTGCACTAAACGCACTCCTCTTCCGCACCGGTGACCAGTCCAAAGACATAGTCCTAGCGCTAGCCACAAACCGACCCGGTGATCTAGACTCAGCAGTGGCTGACCGTGTCGACGAGACTCTCGAGTTCCCCTTGCCTGGAGAAGAAGAGCGCTTCAAGCTTCTAAACCTCTACCTGGACAAGTACATAACCAAGACTAATCTTAAAAAGCCTGGTTTGCTCCAAAGCCTTTTCAAAAAAGACCATATGAAGATTGAGGTAAAAGGCGTCACAGAGGATCTACTTAAAGAAGCTGCCGCGAAAACAAAAGGGTTTTCAGGTAGAGAAATCGCGAAGCTGATGGCGAGCGTTCAAGCGGCTGTGTATGGAAGCGCGGAGTGTTTGTTGGACGCAAACCTTTTCAGAGAGGTGATTGATTACAAAGTCGCGGAGCATCAACAGAGGAAGAAACTAGCGGGAACCGATACAGGTAACAAGAAATGA